ATTCTTCGCACCCGAGCGCAATCCCTTTGATCACTGCCGCCGCCGTACCCACTTCAAGTTTGCCGCAAGCAAAATAGTCCAAAAAGAACAGCGGCTCAGCGCCTTGTACCAAAATGTCATTGACGCTCATGGCCACCAGATCAATGCCCACGGTATCGTGTTTATTTAACTGAAAAGCTAACTTTAGCTTGGTTCCCACACCATCGGTACCGGACACCAACACTGGTTCTTTGAATTTTTTTGGCATGGCAAACAGTGAGCCAAAACCACCAATGCCCCCCATCACTTCAGGGCGCATGGTGCGCTTAGCAAAAGGTTTGATTTGCTCAACCAAGGCGTCACCAGCCTCCATATCGACACCAGCATCGCGGTAGGTAAGGGAAGTTTTATCAGCAGAAGTTGTCAAGGGACTCTCGTTTCTTTTCATGCAATTAATCAGGTCAACGGCTGTCAGCGATGCAGATGTTTGCAACAAAGCGCGCCAGCGCGTTGAAATTCAGTATAATTTTAAAATAATCATTATTTTAACGCATCTTGCCAGTTCGACCTATGCCGGATTATGCAGATACGTCGTCCATGCCCATGTCCGATCAGGAACATCAGAAATCCGTTGCCACGCAGTTCATCAGTGATCATCGCTGGTGGATTGTCACGGCGGCCCTCCTCTACTTATTTCATTTGTTAGAGCCCATTCTGACGCCGTTTTTGGCAGCGGCAGTGATCGCCTACATGCTGGACCCGTTGGTGGACCGCCTGAGTGAAACCGGCTTTAAAGGCTGGCAAATCGGCCGCACGCTTGCCACATTGCTGGTCATATTGGGTGTCATACTGGCCATCACTGGCATGTTGCTCATCATCATCCCTTTGCTGCAACAGCAGTCGCAGTTAATTGCACAGCGCCTCCCGCTGCTGTTGGATCACTTTCATCAGCAAGTCGAACCATGGCTAGTGGAACGTTTTGGCATTCACCTCGACATCAACCATACCAATGTGCAAAAACTCATCAACGAGCACTGGCAAACGGCAGGCGGCATGCTGGGCAATTTTCTGCTGAGCGCCGGACAAAAAAGCCTGAGCCTGATCGGTATCTTTGCCAATATCTGCTTATTACCAGTGGTGCTGTTTTACTTTTTACGGGATTGGGATCACATGATGGCTGACATCGGCGAACTGATCCCCCGCGACTGGATTGGCCGTGTACGTGCCATGTGTGTTGAGATTGATCGAGTCGTGGCTGAATTTTTACGCGGCCAGCTATCCGTGATGCTGGCTTTGTGCGTGTTTTACAGCGTCAGCTTATGGCTGGCCGGGTTAGACATGGCACTGTCAATCGGCTTGATAGCTGGCTTACTCAGCTTTGTTCCCTATCTTGGTTTTGCCCTTGCGTTCGTATTGGCGGTCGTGTTGGCTTTGTTGCAATTTGCCTCATTGCCCGAGGTCGTGCCAGTGCTGCTGGTATTTGGGGTGGGGCAATTAGTAGAGAGTTTTGTACTGACACCGATCTTGGTGGGCGACCGCATCGGCCTACACCCTGTGATTGTGATTCTCGCGTTGATGGCGGGCGGGCAACTATTCGGATTTGCCGGCGTGTTGCTTGCGTTGCCAGTGAGTGCAGCCATTGCTGTGGGGGTGCGCCATACCAAACAAAGTTATTTGCGTAGCGAAGCTTATTTGAGCAGCCAACCGCAACTCATACAAACCCTGGACGATTGATCTGCCAGATACCCGAAAAGCTTGCTGTGAAACAACTGTTGCTCAATATTCAACCGCCGGCCGCGCCGAGTTTTGATAACTTCATTGTTGGTCAAAACCATGAGGCGCTCGCCAGCCTGCATGCAGTATTGGCGGGGCAAGCAACTACCCGCTTTGTTTACTTATGGGGCGAATCCGGTAGCGCCAAAAGTCACTTATTGTTAGCCGCCCAAAGCGCAGGGGCGCACATTGCAGACGACGTCCACTTGCTGGATGCCGAGTCACAAATTGTCTTGTTTGACACTTTCAATCAGATCAAAGCAGAGGGTGGCGTGCTGGTCACCGCAGGCAGTCATGCGCCTACGCAAATGGGCTTGCGCGATGATTTAGCCACCCGCCTTGCTTGGGGCTTGGTGTATCAACTGCAAGCGCTTAGCGATGATGAAAAAGCCGATGCGTTGCGGGCACATGCGCGTGAACGCGGCATGAAATTACCCGACGAGGTGATTGCTTACTGTTTGCGCCATCTTCGCCGAGATTTACCGACTTTAATGGCCGTGATGGAAGCCCTAGATGAATGGTCACTGAGCACCAAAAAAGCGGTGACCGTGCAATCATTAAAAAAAATGCTGCAAGATACTGCTTGAATTAGCGCGTTTCTGACCCAAAACTGTAACGGTTTTTGCCACTTTTCTTCGAGTCATACATGGCCTTATCAGCCACATGCAACAGCTGTTTCACCTGTTTAGCATGATGTGGATACTCGGCAATGCCAATACTGACCCCAATTTCGAGCGGTAGCCCCAGCACCATCACAGGCTCAGAAAATAACTGGATCAGGCGTTGCGCCAACTGTGTTAGCTCCTGCCGATAAAGATAGTTGCTGACCACCAAAATGAACTCGTCCCCGCCTTGTCGCGCCAAAAAGTCGGATTGTCTGAGCACCTTTTTAAAGCGATTGGCGACCTCTATCAACAAGGCATCGCCGACTTCATGGCCATACTTGTCATTGATCAGCTTGAAACCGTCGAGATCCATAAAAAGAATCGCAAATTGCTTGGAGGTATGTCTGGCCAGCTGATAGGTGTTGTCCAGATGCACGCCGACACTGCGCCGGTTCGGCAAGCCGGTCAATAAATCGTGGTCTGCTTGATGACTGGCTTGTTTTGCAACCGCTTGCGTTTCAAGCACCTGCTCCAGCAAGAGTGTGGTGCTGCGATAAGAGAAAAGCAAGACGCCAATAATCACCACCCCTAACAAGACACCGCCGACCACAGAGGCCAACATGCGTTTGCGAATTTCATGCTCGAAATTTTCGCGTAAATGCGCCAGCTTACGATCGAGATCCAGTAACTCGTCGTCAATCAGTTTCATCACCTCACGCCCTTTATCTTTGCTCAGAGATAAATGTGGCGAAAACTCACCCGCATGCAGTTGCACCTGAATGTTCTGATCCAGTATGTCAAACTTTTGATGGACCAATTGCCTGATACGCTGCAAACCAGGCCGCAACAACGTTAAGCTCTGGGCTTGCGCATCCAGCTTGGCCATCACCGTGCTGGTCTCAGAGCGCCCGCGTTCCAAAGTGTCTAAAAATAAGGTGTGACCAGTCAGCAAATAGCCACGCTGACCACTCTCTGCGTTGGTAATGGCTTTCCCCAAAGCCACGATGTCATAGCGTTGTCTGTCCACGAGGTCTTTTTGCTCAGAGTAATAGACAAGCTGATACATGGCTGTAAACAGCCATAACATTGAGATGCACAACAGTGCAGCTGCAATGATTAACGGGATAATGATTCGGCGCTTGTAATTAACCATACGATAGGTATATCGTCATTTTTTTGTATAGATTCAATCAAACCCCAATAAAATCTATGATACGGCTAGTCTGAATATTATAAAATACACTTTTGATAGATAACCACTATCCACCATTATGTTAAGAATCACTGAAATTAAGCTGCCAATCGAATTGGCGGATACCCTCAAGCATCAAGATGATCAAATCAAAGCGGCACTGCTAAAGCGCCTCGACATCCCTGAGAGCGACCTGATCCGCTTCGAGATTTTTAAACGGGGGGTCGACGCCCGTAAATCCCACGCCATTTTGTATGTCTACAATCTCGATGTTGAGGTCAACCATGAAGCCCGGGTATTAGTGCGCTTTAAAAAAGACCCTCACATCAAACCCGCCCCTGACACAGCCTACAAATTTGTCACCAAAGCCACAAACACAAAACCGCTTCGGCCCATCGTGGTCGGCTTTGGTCCAGCAGGCATTTTCGCGGCCTTAATTCTGGCGCAAGCTGGATTTAAGCCGATTGTGCTCGAACGCGGCAAAGAGGTGCGTAAACGCACCCAAGACACGTGGGGCTTGTGGCGCAAACGTGAACTGAATCCAGAATCCAATGTGCAGTTTGGAGAAGGCGGCGCAGGGACTTTTTCTGACGGCAAGCTTTACAGCCAAATTAAAGACACCAAACATTACAGCCGCAAAGTGCTGCAAGAGTTCGTCAAGGCTGGGGCGCCCGAAGAAATCCTTTACGTCAGCCATCCGCATATTGGCACCTTCAGATTGGTCGGCGTGGTGGAAGACATGCGCAATACCATCTTGAGTCTTGGTGGCGAAATCCGCTTCGAAAGTCGCGTGACCGATATTGCGATCAAAAACCAACAAGTAGAAGGCGTCACCCTGCTCAGTGGGGAATATATCCCGACCCAGCATCTGGTGTTGGCGGTAGGCCACAGCGCGCGCGACACCTTTGAAATGGTCTATGACAAAGGCATTTATGTCGAAGCGAAACCATTTTCAATTGGCTTTCGGATCGAGCATCCGCAAAGCCTGATTGATCGTGCCCGCTACGGCAAAAGTTATAGCGATGATATTCTGAAAAAACTGGGTGCAGCGGATTACCGTTTGGTACATCATGCGCAAAACGGACGCAGCGTCTACAGCTTTTGTATGTGCCCGGGCGGCACGGTGGTCGCTGCCGCCTCTGAGCCGAATCGGGTAGTGACCAATGGCATGAGCCAATATAGCCGCAACGAACGCAACGCCAATGCAGGCATTGTGGTGGGCATTACGCCTGAGGTCGATTACCCGGACCACCCATTGGCAGGCGTTGCATTTCAGCGCCAACTCGAAAGCCATGCGTTTGTTCTGGGCGGTGCAGACTATTCCGCCCCCGGCCAATTGATTGGGGATTTTTTAGCCAACCGACCCTCAACCAAATTTGGCGAAGTCATGCCGTCTTATACGCCAGGCGTGCATTTGACCAACTTAGACACCGCACTGCCCGAATTCGCCATTAGCGCGATGCGCGAAGCGATTCCTGCGTTTGCCAAACAGGTAGTAGGGTTCGATTTGGCAGACGGCGTACTCACCGGGGTTGAGACCCGCACCTCTAGCCCCATCCGCATTAAACGCGATGATGATAGCCTGCAAAGTATCAACACCAAGGGCTTGTTCCCCTGCGGTGAGGGCGCCGGTTATGCCGGTGGCATTTTGTCTGCTGCGGTGGATGGCATCAAAGTGGCAGAAGCGGTGTCTATATCGCTAAGCGGCGTATAAATCCAACCGTCATCCATGCAAAAAAACCTGCCGAGGCAGGTTTTTTTGATGGCGTTAAAAAGTGATGGGTTATTGGCGAATGAGGTAGTCAAACGCACCCAATGCCGCGTTAGAACCTTCCCCCATGGCAATCACAATTTGCTTGTAAGGGATGGTGGTGACATCGCCAGCCGCAAATACACCAGGCAATGAAGTGGCATTATGGTTGTTAATTTCAATTTCACCATACTTGCTTAAATCTAAGGTGCCTTTTAACCAGTCACTGTTTGGTACCAGACCAATCTGAATAAACACCCCTTCGAGTGGCAGATGCTTGCTGTCACCACTGACCCGATCAAGGTATGTC
This Methylophilus medardicus DNA region includes the following protein-coding sequences:
- a CDS encoding HdaA/DnaA family protein yields the protein MKQLLLNIQPPAAPSFDNFIVGQNHEALASLHAVLAGQATTRFVYLWGESGSAKSHLLLAAQSAGAHIADDVHLLDAESQIVLFDTFNQIKAEGGVLVTAGSHAPTQMGLRDDLATRLAWGLVYQLQALSDDEKADALRAHARERGMKLPDEVIAYCLRHLRRDLPTLMAVMEALDEWSLSTKKAVTVQSLKKMLQDTA
- a CDS encoding NAD(P)/FAD-dependent oxidoreductase: MLRITEIKLPIELADTLKHQDDQIKAALLKRLDIPESDLIRFEIFKRGVDARKSHAILYVYNLDVEVNHEARVLVRFKKDPHIKPAPDTAYKFVTKATNTKPLRPIVVGFGPAGIFAALILAQAGFKPIVLERGKEVRKRTQDTWGLWRKRELNPESNVQFGEGGAGTFSDGKLYSQIKDTKHYSRKVLQEFVKAGAPEEILYVSHPHIGTFRLVGVVEDMRNTILSLGGEIRFESRVTDIAIKNQQVEGVTLLSGEYIPTQHLVLAVGHSARDTFEMVYDKGIYVEAKPFSIGFRIEHPQSLIDRARYGKSYSDDILKKLGAADYRLVHHAQNGRSVYSFCMCPGGTVVAAASEPNRVVTNGMSQYSRNERNANAGIVVGITPEVDYPDHPLAGVAFQRQLESHAFVLGGADYSAPGQLIGDFLANRPSTKFGEVMPSYTPGVHLTNLDTALPEFAISAMREAIPAFAKQVVGFDLADGVLTGVETRTSSPIRIKRDDDSLQSINTKGLFPCGEGAGYAGGILSAAVDGIKVAEAVSISLSGV
- a CDS encoding diguanylate cyclase domain-containing protein, with protein sequence MYQLVYYSEQKDLVDRQRYDIVALGKAITNAESGQRGYLLTGHTLFLDTLERGRSETSTVMAKLDAQAQSLTLLRPGLQRIRQLVHQKFDILDQNIQVQLHAGEFSPHLSLSKDKGREVMKLIDDELLDLDRKLAHLRENFEHEIRKRMLASVVGGVLLGVVIIGVLLFSYRSTTLLLEQVLETQAVAKQASHQADHDLLTGLPNRRSVGVHLDNTYQLARHTSKQFAILFMDLDGFKLINDKYGHEVGDALLIEVANRFKKVLRQSDFLARQGGDEFILVVSNYLYRQELTQLAQRLIQLFSEPVMVLGLPLEIGVSIGIAEYPHHAKQVKQLLHVADKAMYDSKKSGKNRYSFGSETR
- a CDS encoding AI-2E family transporter; translated protein: MSDQEHQKSVATQFISDHRWWIVTAALLYLFHLLEPILTPFLAAAVIAYMLDPLVDRLSETGFKGWQIGRTLATLLVILGVILAITGMLLIIIPLLQQQSQLIAQRLPLLLDHFHQQVEPWLVERFGIHLDINHTNVQKLINEHWQTAGGMLGNFLLSAGQKSLSLIGIFANICLLPVVLFYFLRDWDHMMADIGELIPRDWIGRVRAMCVEIDRVVAEFLRGQLSVMLALCVFYSVSLWLAGLDMALSIGLIAGLLSFVPYLGFALAFVLAVVLALLQFASLPEVVPVLLVFGVGQLVESFVLTPILVGDRIGLHPVIVILALMAGGQLFGFAGVLLALPVSAAIAVGVRHTKQSYLRSEAYLSSQPQLIQTLDD